In Jeotgalibaca arthritidis, a single genomic region encodes these proteins:
- the udk gene encoding uridine kinase: protein MKRPIVIGVTGGSGSGKTSVSRAIFEKFSDLSILLLEQDYYYKDQSHLPFEERLKTNYDHPFAFDNDRFISDLEDLIHYKSIEQPVYDYANHTRSNQVIPRDPKEVIIVEGILILEDERLRNLMDIKVYVDTDDDIRIIRRIKRDIEERGRTLDSVIDQYLSVVKPMHHQFIEPTKKFADIIIPEGGKNQVAIDLMTTKIASILQESSKD from the coding sequence ATGAAGAGACCAATCGTGATTGGGGTTACCGGTGGATCGGGTAGTGGAAAAACATCGGTTAGCCGAGCGATTTTTGAGAAGTTTTCGGACTTATCAATATTACTATTAGAACAAGATTATTATTATAAGGATCAAAGTCATTTACCGTTTGAAGAGCGCTTAAAGACAAACTATGACCACCCGTTTGCCTTTGACAATGATCGCTTTATTTCGGATTTAGAAGACTTGATTCATTATAAGAGTATCGAGCAACCTGTTTATGATTATGCAAACCACACTAGAAGTAATCAAGTGATTCCAAGAGACCCTAAGGAAGTTATTATTGTTGAAGGGATTCTGATTCTAGAGGACGAAAGATTACGTAACCTGATGGACATTAAGGTGTATGTTGATACGGATGACGATATTCGCATTATTCGTCGTATTAAGCGTGATATTGAAGAGAGAGGCCGTACACTTGATAGTGTTATTGATCAATACCTATCAGTTGTTAAGCCAATGCATCACCAATTTATTGAGCCGACTAAAAAGTTTGCCGATATTATTATTCCTGAAGGTGGTAAGAATCAGGTTGCCATTGATTTAATGACGACGAAAATTGCCTCTATTCTTCAAGAGTCATCAAAAGACTAG